The Pseudogulbenkiania sp. MAI-1 sequence ACTGCCGAATTTCTGCAGGCCTTCAGCGACGCCTGGAACCGCCACGATATCGACGCCCTGATGAGCTTCATGGCCGACGATTGCGAATTCCATGCCGTGGCCGGCCCCGACCTGCTCGGCCGTACGTTCAAGGGTCGCGAAGCGGTGCGCGAAAGCTTCCAGCTCGCCTGGCAAACCTTCCCCGACGCCGCCTGGCTCGACGGCGATCACTTCGTTCACGGCGACCGCGGGGTCAGCGAATCCACCTTCAGCGGCACCAAGGCCGATGGCACGCGCATCGAGGCACGCATGGTCGACGTGTTCACCTTCCGTGACGGCAAGATCGCGGTGAAAAACGCCTACCGCAAAGACCGTCCGCCGGTCGCTCAGGCCGGCAACTGAGCCCGGACTCACATCGCGTCAACATCGAGGAGTCCGAGCATGGATGTCATTACTCAAAAGCGCGTGGTGAACACGGGCCGCTCTACCGGCCCGTCCACCCCCTACGATCCGGCCTACGACCCGCTGGTCGCCAGCACCCCGGGCCAGGGCCGCGATTACGCCCCGACCTACTGGATCGGCACCGCCGGCGACCCGCCGCCCGATGACGGCCCGATCACCCACGACATCGACGTCGACGTCGCCATCATCGGCTCCGGTTTCACCGGGCTCACCACCGCGATCTTCCTCGCCCAGGAATACGGCATCAAGGCTACCGTGCTCGAAGCCAACCGCGTCAGCTGGGGCTGCAGCACCCGCAATGGCGGGCAGGCCCAGTGCGCCTCGGGCCGTCTGAAGCGCTCGCAGTGGATCGCCCGCTACGGCCTCGACACCGCGCTGCGCATGCACGAGGAAGTCTGCGCCGGCATGGAAACCTTCAAGAACCTGATCAAGGACATCGACTGCGACCCGCAGCCGGGCGGCCACCTCTACATCGCCCACCGGCCCAAGGCCATGCCGGCACTGGAGAAGGAAGCCAAGATCCTGCGCGAGGTGTTCAACTATGACGCCCGCATCCTCGACGCTGACACCGTCAAGCGTGACTACGTCGACGACAAGGAAGCCGCCGGCGCCATGCACGAGCCGGAAGGGATAGGCATCCATGCCGGCAAGCTCGCCTTCGGCTACCTGAAGAAGGCGCGCGCGCTCGGCGCCAAGGTTCACCCCTCGAGTCCGGTCATGGGCTGGGAGACCCGCAACGGCGTGCACTACCTCAAGACGCCAGGCGGCATCGTGCGGGCTCGTGCCGTCGGCATCGCCACCGGCGGCTACACCTCGCAGGGGCTGCACCCGCAGCTGAAAAACCGACTGCTGCCGATCCTGTCCAACTCGATCGTCACCCGTCCGCTGACGCAAGCCGAGATCGATGCCTGCAACTTCCGCACCACGCAAGTCATCACCGACACCCGCATTCTGCGCCACTACTACCGCCTGATGCCGGATGGCCGGGTACAGATCGGCAGCCGCAGCGCCATCACCGGCAACGATGCGCCCGAGGACAAGTACAAGCAGTTCCTGAT is a genomic window containing:
- a CDS encoding nuclear transport factor 2 family protein, whose amino-acid sequence is MSNTPVTAEFLQAFSDAWNRHDIDALMSFMADDCEFHAVAGPDLLGRTFKGREAVRESFQLAWQTFPDAAWLDGDHFVHGDRGVSESTFSGTKADGTRIEARMVDVFTFRDGKIAVKNAYRKDRPPVAQAGN
- a CDS encoding FAD-binding oxidoreductase translates to MDVITQKRVVNTGRSTGPSTPYDPAYDPLVASTPGQGRDYAPTYWIGTAGDPPPDDGPITHDIDVDVAIIGSGFTGLTTAIFLAQEYGIKATVLEANRVSWGCSTRNGGQAQCASGRLKRSQWIARYGLDTALRMHEEVCAGMETFKNLIKDIDCDPQPGGHLYIAHRPKAMPALEKEAKILREVFNYDARILDADTVKRDYVDDKEAAGAMHEPEGIGIHAGKLAFGYLKKARALGAKVHPSSPVMGWETRNGVHYLKTPGGIVRARAVGIATGGYTSQGLHPQLKNRLLPILSNSIVTRPLTQAEIDACNFRTTQVITDTRILRHYYRLMPDGRVQIGSRSAITGNDAPEDKYKQFLIRDLHRKFPALEGIQIDYSWWGWVDVSHDMMPRIYQPDPKQTIYYALGYGGNGVMYSAQAGRRLAASIAGKGTPDLPIFRSKLPFPNVREVVESELFAPFRRFGQWWLYRWYHLKDEVI